A single genomic interval of Daucus carota subsp. sativus chromosome 1, DH1 v3.0, whole genome shotgun sequence harbors:
- the LOC108204744 gene encoding probable polyamine oxidase 4, whose product MELKDSISDTDLLDGSFSSHFERHRSSLPSVIVIGGGISGIAAARVLHNASYKVTLLESRDRIGGRIHTDYSFGCPVDMGASWLHGVCNENPLAPLIRRLGLTLYRTSGDNSVLYDHDLESYTLFTMDGRKIPQQIVIEVGEAFKKILKQTETVRDEHANDMSVSQAMSIVLDRHPELRQEGIAHEVLQWYICRMEAWFAADADMISLRNWDEEHVLSGGHGLMVQGYHPVIKALSKDIDIRLNHRVSKISNGPGEMVVTVEDGRSFVADAVILTVPIGVLKANLIKFEPRLPDWKVNAISDLGVGNENKIALQFDTVFWPNVELLGVAAPTSYACGYFLNLHKATGNPVLVYMAAGRFAYDLEKLSDEEAANFVMLQLKKMFPDATEPVQYLVSHWGTDPNSLGCYSYDLVAKPTDVYERLRAPLGNLFFAGEAVSMENQGSVHGAYSSGVMAAENCKRLLNEKIGRWEKLQFVSFREEFIEATIPLQISRM is encoded by the exons ATGGAGCTTAAGGATTCAATTTCAGACACTGATTTACTTGATG GTAGTTTTTCTTCTCATTTTGAAAGACATCGTAGCTCACTTCCTTCAGTCATAGTCATTGGAGGAGGTATTTCTGGAATTGCTGCTGCACGGGTCCTCCACAATGCATCTTACAAG GTGACGTTATTGGAATCACGAGATAGAATTGGTGGACGCATTCATACTGACTACTCATTTGGCTGCCCAGTTGATATGGGAGCATCTTG gCTGCATGGTGTATGCAACGAGAATCCTCTAGCACCCCTCATACGTCGATTGGGGCTTACATTATACAGGACAAGTGGCGATAACTCTGTTCTCTATGATCATGATTTGGAAAG TTATACACTTTTTACAATGGATGGTCGTAAGATTCCTCAACAAATTGTGATCGAAGTTGGAGAAGCCTTTAAGAAAATCCTTAAGCAG ACTGAAACTGTACGAGATGAGCATGCTAATGACATGTCTGTTTCTCAAGCAATGTCAATTGTGCTTGACAGGCATCCTGAACTTAG ACAAGAAGGTATTGCCCATGAAGTTCTGCAGTGGTACATATGTAGGATGGAAGCTTGGTTTGCTGCAGATGCGGATATGATATCTCTAAGAAACTGGGACGAG GAACATGTCCTATCCGGTGGTCACGGACTTATGGTGCAAGGCTATCATCCTGTTATTAAGGCTCTCTCGAAAGATATTGATATACGTTTAAATCACCG GGtttcaaaaatatcaaatgGACCTGGTGAGATGGTAGTTACAGTGGAAGATGGGAGGAGTTTTGTTGCAGATGCTGTCATATTAACTGTACCCATCGGGGTTCTCAAAGCTAACTTAATCAAGTTTGAACCGAGATTGCCAGATTGGAAGGTTAATGCAATATCAGATCTCGGTGTGGGGAATGAAAATAAGATTGCATTACAGTTTGATACGGTCTTTTGGCCAAATGTTGAACTACTAGGTGTGGCTGCTCCTACTTCGTATGCTTGTGGATATTTTCTTAATCTCCACAAAGCAACAGGGAATCCTGTCCTTGTCTATATGGCTGCTGGAAGATTTGCTTATGACCTTGAGAAGTTATCTGATGAGGAAGCAGCCAATTTTGTTATGTTGCAGCTTAAGAAAATGTTCCCTGATGCTACTGAACCT GTTCAGTACCTTGTTTCTCACTGGGGAACTGACCCCAATTCTCTTGGATGCTACTCCTACGATCTTGTTGCAAAGCCAACTGATGTATATGAGAGGCTTCGAGCACCTTTAGGTAATCTTTTCTTTGCGGGTGAAGCTGTCAGCATGGAGAATCAGGGATCTGTACATGGAGCCTACTCATCTGGAGTTATGGCTGCAGAAAATTGCAAAAGGCTTCTAAATGAAAAAATTGGCCGCTGGGAAAAATTGCAGTTTGTTTCATTTAGAGAAGAGTTTATCGAGGCAACAATTCCTCTTCAGATCTCAAGAATGTGA